Genomic segment of Panicum virgatum strain AP13 chromosome 9N, P.virgatum_v5, whole genome shotgun sequence:
caatgaactatggaattcactacaccgggtacccaagggtactagaagggtatagtgattcaaattggatttctgatgctgatgagataaaggccacaagtggatatgtgtttacacttggtggtggagctgtttcctggaagtcttgcaagcagaccatcttaacgtggtcaactatggaagcagaactcacagcattagataccgccactgttgaggctgagtggcttcgtgagctccttatggacttgccgacagttgaaaaaccgttaccggcaatcctaatgaactgtgacaatcaaacggtaattgtcaaggtgaatagttcaaaggataacatgaagtcatctagacatgtgaaaaggcggttgaaatctgtcagaaaatttagaaactccggagttatagccctggactatgttcagacggctaaaaatctggcagatcagtttacaaagggtctttcacgaaatgtgatagacaatgcatctatggaattgggcttgagacccacgtgagtcattctatagtggaaacctgtcctatgtgatcggagatcccgtgaattaggatggtgaaacaaactaaagtctgactgtgagaagagaacctttgtgaaaagggctcattccgtgtataaggtgcatttctcttctaatctgtatggcaagttgatctataccttaatgtgtgccaggtggtttcttttaaacaaatgagttgttttcttgaaacaaagatgttgtcctacagaacatctgaaaggaacacacctatatgagtttgaccactggtcatggtctatgagaattgggtattctctagaaactcatgaagggcctggagtatgacttataagctccaaaccgcggggatgcttttgcagcctagtaacagtgtagggctctggtcaaacttgtttgcacaaaactggcaattcaaggcatagtccattgtacagttgtgaataagtgtagcctttgtcctagatggaagttcaacttaacagtctctgtcgaatactggtatattaacgagggaatgagggtatttctagtgtggcttgaatttcttggtggggattgttggagtaatgggcttggcccattacttctaaagcattaaaagaatttaaagcccactattaatgctagggaatcaatgcttaattccgtaccgggaattgaggaggatctcaaccgacttaaaaggtggacttcgtgtacaccacttgtgaagccggtaagaggaggacggtgaaccacacgcgcgcgcgctcgctcgccttgccgagccgggccgggccgggccgggccgtggccgtcgccaaggccgagacgaggcgaggcgaggcgcggcgcggtgcggtgcggccggccggccagacgggcggtgcgcgtgcgcgtgcgcgtgcgcgtgcgcggccggacgtgacgtgcaggtgccggtgcggtgcagtgcggtgcgacgtgatgtgctgagatgagaaggatgttttacagtaaagagtattaaaacagagggttaatgtcgtcactaatgaccggacattgaaggctctttacgacgtccaggttcgttgaacctgaggcacattaactgccgctcatcaaagccattcatgatgtccaggttcgttgaacctgaggcatatcgtgcctatataaaccagcaccctctcctctcatcctcactcatctcaagcactcatccaggtactcctcttcaggagacctctcccttctccctcagttgctttctgccttccccaccgctagcactgcgcgcacaggtctagcgagagcagggcctccggaacctctgctcgctgaaggtcctgcacgggacgcgggcaattaggtttttgggatgcgtcttgacgcgactgctcgctccctgaacgactccttcgtctacttcccggcgtaaccgctcgtgcgaacgactacttcgtctacttcccggcgtaaccgttcgtgggactgcactgcgaacatcttcctgcatcgacatagttcggctacttcgagcaagaccagtcgaatagcatgtctattccagctggtaacggcgcaaccagtgcctccggcactggtcccgccttgggttacttactaaacctactctggtttaattctttgttcatgcttattagtgagaataacataaacacatgcacatatcttgtacacacattatcactcatctatatcatgaaattgatattaatatttggaattaaaatataccaaaaattgGCTAGATATCTAACAGGTACAACACAAGGCATCCGTGTTTGTAGCTACTGTGGAGGCAAGGGACACTATATTACTAGATGCAAACTAAACCCAGGCAATGCagaaaagcaagcaagcaaggggATGCGCGGCTTGATGGGATGGAAGAGAGGATGACCCCCCACTAAAAGGCATTTGGTGGAGTTTGACGAAGCTGCATGAGGTAGGCATTAGAATGGACATAATAATGGAGGCGCTAACAGTGGGCAAAGGCGATGATGTGTTTACTATAttttgcttattattgtgcatggTTTGTTCCTGCATGCACCTTATGATTTTGTTTAGTGTGTTGACTGGGAAATTCCTTTGGAATGAAAGGTTAATCGATGTGCTCTTGTTAAATTCTTTGTATGTGTCACTCGTGGCGAAGTATTCTTGTCCGCAGCGCACAGCGGCACACATATGGACCTTGTCTTCTGCCTCGCTAGCACTTTATATTTAGCTCATCACCCAAATTATTGTCTCCTGATTACATAGGTGTATCACGTAATTCAAGTAAAATGAGTCACCATAGTGCACTAATTCCGGTCAACAATAGTTTGTTAGTATGCCATTGTGACAACCATATGGCTAGAGTCAGTTAAATCTAGATTTTAGTAAATGGACATCATAATTATGGGAACAAGGTGTTTTATATTTCATCTTGAACTTTTCCAATTTATGTAAGTCATAGCTATCTCTTTGCCATCGTTATTGTATAACAAGTTAGGTAGATACTAGGAAATAGACAATAATTATCATATGAAGTTGAGAAGTAGTCATCAGATGAAGTTGAGAACTAAATATCAGTCAAAATTGACAAGTCACTTATAGTTATTGGTACCCGCAGGATGCATATTGGAGTAAACACACAGCATAGTTAACAGACTGAGTTAACAAGCACAGTGACTAAGTTATGGTAATTAGGCATCTTATTGCAGTAACTTATAATACAAGGTAGTAGATTGGTACAGAATCATGATAATTAACATTGAAAAGTAGTATTTCCATGCCATAGATATGGGCATAGTattctagaattttttttatagataACTATAATTACTCCAATACAGTAACTGACAACCCTGGGACAACTCAGTCTTGTCCTAGTGGGAAAAAATTGATAACAGACTTGTTCACTTGCACACATATTTTGACGATAATTTGGAGGAGACAGGAGGGTCACAGACGAGGCCTGTATGGTTCTAGTCCAGCAAGGAGCTTCTTGATAGTGTTCAGTGGATGGTAGAGGCCGTAGAATAAGAGCTCAGACCTATACAGACGTCCGTTTGCCTACGTTTGAATTCGTGAAAAACAAAATCAGGACTTAGGATGTTGGAGGAAAAGTAAACCCATGGATATTTGGTAAAAATGGTAAGCCTTACCGTGAGGATGGGAACATGGAAAGATTCACCATTCCAAAGCTCCATGGACTTGATTGTAAAGAATCCACAATCGTTCTTGTGTGAGTGCATACATACGTCAATTATTGGGCGCTTGAATCGAGTAAACTGCTTGACTCTATAATCCGTGGCCAGCCGGAATAGGAGATTAAGCCTTCGAATGATCCGGTCACCGAGAACATTATGATAAATTGTGTGGTCTTCTGGACTATAATCAAGTACATCTATCCGATCGTGAATGAAATTGATGCAGTAGACACTATAGTGGTCCCCCTCCATCACTGGCAAAAAGAACTGCatatgataaaaaaatattttaggtAGGAAAAAGTAATCACTATCATGTGAGGTTGTTTTGAGGTACTTACAAGCTTTACTTTGGTTGGGTCGACGTGCATAATGTCACGCTGTAAAATGGCTAGGGCCGGTGGAGAATCCCACTGGGAAAAATCCTCATCTTCCTCTATATTTACATATTCTTGCTATGCAATATAAAGGTTAGTACACAAGGATTATGTTATTGGCTGAGCACTGGAGTAGTTAAGGTGCCATTCGTGTGGACTCACTCCAATCTCTGGAGATAGGAAGACCATGTATCCAGCACCCTCAGCCATGTGGATTGATTCATCATGGCTCAAGCAAGCAACAAAGTAGGACATGAATTTGGTTGAAAGCCATTCGTCATCAATGAACGATTCGAATATTTCTTCTCCATTGAATTCTTTCAGACCGTAGCAGATGAACACATCACTGGTAAAGCAATGATTGTAAGTTTAAGCTGGTTGCATATAATGTTTAGGAGTTATTTCGTAAACAATACCTTAAACACTTTAATCGAGGGTGGAACTTCTTCCTTACAGCAAGTGCTTTTGACATAGGAACTTTTGCTCGTTGTGGATCACCTTTAAAAGGTGACACGTACATGGCTAGGCGTTTGGTAAGGCATTGTGGTCTAGGAACAATTGATGGACACTGGATGGGCTCGTTTTGAGTGCAAGGATGGAAAAGAACAAGGCCTAGGGGGTCGTCAGTTGCCATATCAGTTGCTTCCATCTGCCAACATTTGAGTAAATGTTATGACAtaaacaaaatgcaccaaaaatgtaTATAAATTACAGTGGGAGGTTAAGTTGTGCAACCTGATATGGTTCTGGATCGTCGGTGTCCAAAACAACACCTGGTGTTGGTATAGTCACACTATAGTTTGAGGTTGCAGCATCAGCATTATGATGGCTTCCTGCAACTGACATGAGTAGAATACATGTGAAATGTGGGAAATATATGCGAAATGTGGGACAAACAAGTTAAGAAGAAATTATGTACTGCCAGCAATGTCTGGGCCAGTAGCTCCTTCAGCTGCAATAGGAGGCACGAGTTGATCAATGGTTACATTTATGGGAACCTGCATTTGTCAAATAAAATCTGTGTAAGATATTTAACAGATTGTGGTAAATGTTAGAAGTGTTCATTGTAAACATCAGATGTCACCTGAGAACAGATAGGTGAAGGTTCGTCTTCAATTTCCTTATCATCCTCTATATTGTGATTCTTTTGGAGGGAGCAAGGAGGAATTAGGGAAAAATCATGAAAGTGACAACCAAAAAAGTAATCAGGTTAAGTGAATTACATCAAAACGAGGGAAACTATCGTCATGGCTATTGTGCTGTGCTACAGGGATTGGGATCCCTGATTCTAGGGCCATGTGCTGTTCCAACTGCGTAGGTGTGGCGTGGTTGATGTCTTGGTTGGTGTGGTCACCTGAAGCACAGAATATGTATTAGTGAATCTGTAGTATTTAAGGTGCCTTTATGATTGTGTGGGACTGGCAAGTTTGATTTGAAAAGGGAATTACCAGAATGCAATTCATTTGCCCTTGTTTCTAATTGAATTGGCATGTCAAACTCATGTTCAAATCCCATATTGTGCCCAGTGTGAGTATCATGCATATAAACATCACCGTCTTGAGCTTCATACAATAAGTAAAGGAGAGAAAGAAATGTTTTAAGAAATAAGCAAATTTTAGTTGAAATGTTGAAGAAAGGGGTTAAGAAGAATACATAGTAGTAATTGGTAAGGCTGCTGTTGTGTCTCCTTCAGCCACGTCAGGAGGTAGTACGTGATCACTAGTCAGACCTGTGTGAACATGCACCTGTGGAATTCAAATGGTAAGATAGGCCACAGAGTGCGGTAAACAGTACAGTTGTTTACTGGAAAAAAGTGTACCCTAACCTGAGAGGAAACTAGTGAAGGTTCACCTTCCATGTCCTTATCACAATGTACATTCTAATGAGAGAAGGGGAAAATTTAGGAGCGAAGTTAAGAATGCGACCTTACATCAGTCTGAGGGAAAGTTTCATCATGGGTATGGTGCAGAGTTGCATGGTTTGGTAGATCTGGTTCTCGTGCCCCATTTTGTGCGAACTGCAAAGGCCTATCTTGATTAGGGTGGCCACCTGAAACGCAGGATATAAATGAGGGGAAGTGACATATGTCAGATGCGTTCTTTAATTTGTGCAAATGATAACTAACATTCGATGTCGGGAATCGGGATTACCAGAATGCAACTCATTTCCCCTTGTTTCATATGGAACCTCTTTGTCAAATACATGTTCAGATCCCATGTTATGACCATTACGGCTACCATGCATGCTGACATCATCGGCTTGAGCTTCATACATGGAATGGAAAAAAATGAATAAACAAAGATATTTAATGAAGATGACAATGAGCTGGACTCATCCCAGTACCTGTATCAGAAGTGTTGGGTTGATGATGATGGTCTTGACCAATGTTGCCATGCGCCTTGTCCTGCAAAATTGCCCGCAGATTTCGTATAACTTCCTGGTGTGCATTCTGTAATATCAGTTGCCCCCGTGTTCATATAGCTTGACGCTTTCTTGGATTTGGCATCAAACTTTGCCAGGGCTGCCCTTGCCTGCGACTGCCTTGTCCTGCTATCAATCTGATCAACAAATTCACCCAGTTCTGCGAGTACACTTGGGAAATAAGATGCAGCCAATGGTTCATTGTTTGCTGGCACATCTGAAAATGGGTGATGGGTCGTATAGTAGCAAGTATTGTTGCTACTCTTAAGCTGCACATGGCAAAAGTGGAGTGAAATAGTGGCATTACAAAACAACATGGATACAgggaaaaaatttaaaaaaaatgtatagAAACTGAGTAATAGAACTCACCAGTAATAGCCCAAACATAGCCTTCCCTTGTTGGTCCTTGGTCCTATCAGCAGAAGTGATCTTTTGTATAACATTTTGATCGAAGTACTTTGCACGAGGAGTGTTCATGTGTTCGATCTGGTGTTTGCATTGTAGGTTATCCAAATACAGTATCTATaatgaaaattttaaaaatatttactggAAAAGTGTAGCACTGAATTGTTATAGTAATTGAAGAACAACCCAGTAATTGATTGACTAAAGTCACTGCAGACTTATGGATGACACAATGGTATACTCACAATCAGTAATATAGCACATCCAGGGAGCGATGGTGTCCCTTTCTTTGTCTTATCAATATGATATGCATGAGCAGCATGTCTAAGGTCATCCACAACCGCCTTGCACCAGTTCATATCCGATAAACGAGACAAGTCCCTAGTCAGGTAAATATCCTTGCATCTGATGTTGTTATCTGTGCTAGGAAACAGGAGCTTGTTAGAAGCAATGATACAGAAAAATCTTATTGCCGTTTCATCATCAATCAAATTAGAGCACAGCTCTAAATCATCCTTCAAGATCTTTTGGCGATGGCTCGCGTGAAGGTCCTGGGATTCTTCAAGACCCAACATAATCTTGAGTTTGGACAGAGCCTTGGATGCATGGTTGTTTGTTTGTAGAGGTAGATCTTCACCACTATCTGGTATGCCGAGCACTTGCTTCACAGCAAAGGGAGTCACATGGATTCCCCTATTTTTGCCAAGTTCGATTACCATGCTGTTGGGGTCTAGCCTGTCGAACAAGAACTTAAATAGTTCtctgcttcctatcctctctgcAGATATACCAAGGAGGCCACCAAAACCCATCTCTATGATCTTTATACGCTGGTTGAGGGTCAAgttgtcaacaaatttgttgaatgtCGAAGGGGCGCAGCGAACTGTTGGAGCATGAGCATACTTTACTAGAGTCTTGGTAGTCTGGCCAACAAAGATAGAAAACTGGTTCAAAAACATGTGATCACAATGATACGAGAAGCACCTAAATGAGGAACTAGATTACTATGTTGTACCTTCGCAGTTGCATTGGCTGCTACATTTGCATTGGTGCATTGTTTCTTGAGCACACGACGCCATGGCGGGGGTTCCATgaaggcatcatcatcatcatcactttcaTGGAGATCCCTGCCAGTGCTAGGGCCAGCGTGAGATTGGTGCACACTCCTGGTTGGAGGCATGTTCTTGGTTTTCACCATATTAGCATCACAAGGAACTTGTGGTTGAGGTCGTGCTGATGGTTGTGGCTGCTGAGCAGCATCGGCGGGTGGCCGTCCAGCACCAGTGACGGAACTTACATCGAAGGACCAAATCCCTTGTGACGTTTCTACTGAGAATGATTTTAGTCTCCCATGCATTTGCTGAGGGGGCCTCATCTCCTTCAGAAAAGGAAGTAAACAACTACTCGGATCCTGAAACAGGAACGCACAGTTAATGTAAAAAAGTATCGCAGCTCATTGAGAATTTACTGAAAAATTGGTGGTCATCGATAATTTACACAGAGCTCTGAGGTATGTTAAACTTACTAAAATTCCCAGCAAAAAATAATTTAGAAATTTATTATGTGGTGTGTTTAGTGTGAAGGGTCGATGAACATATAGTAAAATTACAAAGTATTGTGTGAGATGGTCTTGCAAGAACATATGAAAATAAATTAGTAAATAAGGTAAAATACTGAAGAGTAAATGAATACAATGGAATCGGCTGCTAGTCTAGATGGATTTTTTCAAAATATGATTTAGTAGAAAGAAAATTCCTGATAACTAATCAGCAATTCAGCATGAGTCCGTGAGAATCCATATATGTAGGTGCAGTAAAATAATTAAGAAATATGCAGTCTGGTATTTTTCCTATAAGATTGGTGAATTATTGAAAAGTACAGAACGTGTGTGCCTAAAATAAATCCAGGATGATACACGACTAATGAGAGAATTAAAAAAGTCCAAAAACTAATGGGCATACGTGTGGCAAAATCCAAACAAGGGGCGCCATTCGTCAGATTAAATGTGGGAGGCTGAATTACGTGAATGCTTACCTCAGGGTCCCTCTCCTGGCTTGGATTTGGATCGCCGGGTCACCCTAGCAGGCACACCGGTGGAATCTCTAGACGGATTGCACAGGCCAGCATGGGGGGTGGAGGGTGGGGGTCTCAGGTGGGGGAACCGCAGGGATGCAGTTGGAATTCACCAGCGTCGTCACCGGTGGAGGATTGGGGAGTCTCCAGCGGCAACGAAGTGAGGTTCCAGCAAGGAGAAGATGGTGGGGGACGAATTGGAGTTTTGTCTGGTGAAATTGGCAAGCCATTGAGGAAGCTGCGGCAATCAGGGGATCTCGGGCAGCAATGGCAGAGCGGCGGCGTCTCCGGTGGGTTGCGCATCGTGCTTCCTGCCCGGCGAAGAATCAGGGTATCGGTGTTACTGTGGACAGAAATTAGGGATCGCTTTTTCTGTAACTATTGATTGATCGATGTGAGTGAGCCGTCAAGGTTGGGGGCTCGATCGAGAGAGCCGAGCCGTGCCGCTGGAGCCGTGAGCGGTGGGGTGCACGGATGATGGAG
This window contains:
- the LOC120690347 gene encoding uncharacterized protein LOC120690347 isoform X1, which translates into the protein MHDTHTGHNMGFEHEFDMPIQLETRANELHSGDHTNQDINHATPTQLEQHMALESGIPIPVAQHNSHDDSFPRFDNHNIEDDKEIEDEPSPICSQVPINVTIDQLVPPIAAEGATGPDIAGIAGSHHNADAATSNYSVTIPTPGVVLDTDDPEPYQMEATDMATDDPLGLVLFHPCTQNEPIQCPSIVPRPQCLTKRLAMYVSPFKGDPQRAKVPMSKALAVRKKFHPRLKCLSDVFICYGLKEFNGEEIFESFIDDEWLSTKFMSYFVACLSHDESIHMAEGAGYMVFLSPEIGQEYVNIEEDEDFSQWDSPPALAILQRDIMHVDPTKVKLFFLPVMEGDHYSVYCINFIHDRIDVLDYSPEDHTIYHNVLGDRIIRRLNLLFRLATDYRVKQFTRFKRPIIDVCMHSHKNDCGFFTIKSMELWNGESFHVPILTANGRLYRSELLFYGLYHPLNTIKKLLAGLEPYRPRL
- the LOC120690347 gene encoding uncharacterized protein LOC120690347 isoform X2, whose product is MHDTHTGHNMGFEHEFDMPIQLETRANELHSGDHTNQDINHATPTQLEQHMALESGIPIPVAQHNSHDDSFPRFDVPINVTIDQLVPPIAAEGATGPDIAGIAGSHHNADAATSNYSVTIPTPGVVLDTDDPEPYQMEATDMATDDPLGLVLFHPCTQNEPIQCPSIVPRPQCLTKRLAMYVSPFKGDPQRAKVPMSKALAVRKKFHPRLKCLSDVFICYGLKEFNGEEIFESFIDDEWLSTKFMSYFVACLSHDESIHMAEGAGYMVFLSPEIGQEYVNIEEDEDFSQWDSPPALAILQRDIMHVDPTKVKLFFLPVMEGDHYSVYCINFIHDRIDVLDYSPEDHTIYHNVLGDRIIRRLNLLFRLATDYRVKQFTRFKRPIIDVCMHSHKNDCGFFTIKSMELWNGESFHVPILTANGRLYRSELLFYGLYHPLNTIKKLLAGLEPYRPRL
- the LOC120690347 gene encoding uncharacterized protein LOC120690347 isoform X3, which translates into the protein MALESGIPIPVAQHNSHDDSFPRFDNHNIEDDKEIEDEPSPICSQVPINVTIDQLVPPIAAEGATGPDIAGIAGSHHNADAATSNYSVTIPTPGVVLDTDDPEPYQMEATDMATDDPLGLVLFHPCTQNEPIQCPSIVPRPQCLTKRLAMYVSPFKGDPQRAKVPMSKALAVRKKFHPRLKCLSDVFICYGLKEFNGEEIFESFIDDEWLSTKFMSYFVACLSHDESIHMAEGAGYMVFLSPEIGQEYVNIEEDEDFSQWDSPPALAILQRDIMHVDPTKVKLFFLPVMEGDHYSVYCINFIHDRIDVLDYSPEDHTIYHNVLGDRIIRRLNLLFRLATDYRVKQFTRFKRPIIDVCMHSHKNDCGFFTIKSMELWNGESFHVPILTANGRLYRSELLFYGLYHPLNTIKKLLAGLEPYRPRL